CCTCGGCGTCGATGGCATTGGCCCGCGGCTGGCCCTCAACATCCTCTCGACCATGACCGCCGACAGCCTGCGCCTGGCCGTGGCCAACGACGAACCGGGCCTGCTGACCCGTGTGCCGGGCATCGGCGTCAAGACCGCCCGCAAGATCCTCTTCCAACTCAAAGACAAACTGGCCCCCACCGACCTCGACGCCGCCGGCCTGCGGCTGCTGGGCGACGCCGACGCCGAAGTCATCGACGCCCTCACCACCCTCGGTTACAGCGTCGTCGAGGCGCAACGAGCCTTGCAATCCATCCCCAAAGACACGACCGGCGTCGAAGACCGCCTGCGCGCCGCCCTTTCCTATCTTGCGCCCTGATT
The sequence above is drawn from the Caldilineales bacterium genome and encodes:
- the ruvA gene encoding Holliday junction branch migration protein RuvA, whose translation is MIARLRGRAEHIGDDHLIVDVGPLGLTVFMPASQLLGLHAGQSVALFTHLHIREQDISLFGFNSAEDLQHFQMLLGVDGIGPRLALNILSTMTADSLRLAVANDEPGLLTRVPGIGVKTARKILFQLKDKLAPTDLDAAGLRLLGDADAEVIDALTTLGYSVVEAQRALQSIPKDTTGVEDRLRAALSYLAP